A part of Paenibacillus sp. sptzw28 genomic DNA contains:
- a CDS encoding AraC family transcriptional regulator: MLDCAPSSFVLLTAFAKIVCEPGWKWQKREKPMANYDLFYVWSGEGEVELNGKPFPVGKGSCFLFRPGDFTSATHNPQKPLVLTYIHFDVSETVELVPDSYRRLHETVDFEHLLSRYVRLFLVKTYAAEVEAQLILKQLIIHLLREDREGPVERKASNQLTEAIHEVANFIRQNPGIAHRVEDLAQRAQLSPRYFSIKFKEIIGTSVQTYMIRTRIERAQHLLMHAGMNVTEVADALGYRDIFFFSRQFKQYTGKSPSEIR; the protein is encoded by the coding sequence ATGCTGGATTGCGCGCCGTCTTCGTTCGTACTGTTGACGGCTTTTGCGAAGATCGTCTGCGAGCCCGGGTGGAAATGGCAGAAGCGCGAGAAACCGATGGCCAACTATGACTTGTTCTACGTCTGGAGCGGCGAAGGTGAGGTCGAGCTCAACGGCAAGCCCTTTCCGGTGGGCAAAGGAAGCTGCTTCCTCTTCAGGCCGGGGGATTTCACAAGCGCCACGCACAATCCGCAGAAGCCGCTTGTTCTCACCTATATCCATTTCGACGTCAGCGAGACGGTGGAGCTTGTTCCGGACTCATACAGGCGGCTTCACGAGACTGTCGATTTCGAGCACCTGCTCTCCCGCTATGTGAGGCTGTTCCTCGTGAAGACCTATGCGGCAGAGGTTGAAGCGCAGCTCATACTCAAACAGCTGATCATTCACCTGCTGCGGGAGGACCGGGAGGGTCCGGTAGAGCGCAAGGCGAGCAATCAGCTGACCGAAGCTATTCACGAAGTGGCCAATTTTATCCGGCAAAATCCGGGGATTGCCCATCGTGTCGAGGATTTGGCGCAGCGTGCGCAGCTGTCTCCGCGGTATTTTTCGATTAAATTCAAGGAAATTATCGGAACGTCGGTACAGACCTATATGATTCGCACACGGATCGAACGGGCGCAGCATTTGCTTATGCATGCGGGCATGAACGTGACTGAGGTGGCGGATGCGCTCGGTTACAGGGATATTTTCTTCTTCAGCAGACAGTTCAAGCAGTATACGGGAAAAAGCCCTTCGGAAATTCGGTGA
- a CDS encoding pyridoxamine 5'-phosphate oxidase family protein gives MRRKEFAIDDEENKVELETFLEEMSFGFLGTIGADGLPSVTPLNYVYHQGTIYFHGSRIGEKMSNLSASGAVTFAVAKEYAIVPSYFSDPLMACPATAYFKCVRLDGHAVIVDDPHEKARALEALMRKLQPEGGYKPIDADDPDYIPRLKGVAVVRIDVQRMSGKFKFGQNLKEAPRAAITDGLAERNLPQDAETIELMRRYCPHAIGD, from the coding sequence ATGCGCAGAAAAGAATTTGCAATCGATGATGAGGAGAACAAGGTGGAATTGGAGACGTTTCTTGAAGAAATGAGCTTTGGGTTCCTTGGCACCATCGGGGCGGACGGGCTTCCATCCGTCACTCCCCTTAACTATGTCTACCACCAGGGAACAATCTATTTCCACGGAAGCCGGATCGGCGAGAAGATGAGCAATTTATCCGCAAGCGGGGCGGTTACGTTCGCGGTTGCCAAGGAATATGCAATAGTACCGTCCTACTTTTCCGATCCGCTGATGGCCTGCCCGGCAACAGCATACTTCAAATGCGTACGGCTGGACGGCCATGCGGTTATCGTTGACGATCCTCACGAAAAGGCGCGCGCGCTGGAGGCGCTAATGCGCAAGCTGCAGCCGGAAGGCGGCTACAAGCCAATCGACGCTGACGATCCCGATTACATCCCCCGGCTTAAAGGGGTGGCTGTCGTCCGCATAGACGTACAGCGGATGAGCGGTAAATTCAAGTTCGGACAGAACCTGAAGGAAGCGCCGAGAGCTGCAATTACCGACGGACTCGCTGAGCGAAATCTTCCGCAGGATGCCGAGACAATCGAGCTTATGCGCCGATACTGTCCGCATGCTATCGGCGATTAG
- a CDS encoding PLP-dependent aminotransferase family protein: MESRIAFDRYYRELGRKSEALFQALREAIVEGVLTEGMRLPSSRKLAELYNLSRGSVNQAYEMLIAEGFVRTEAGSGTFVAFRVSETAEARRRGEISSAPIALSGWAQRLEAARRPDDSGGQEAAGQIDFNIGQVDPGLFPVEGWKTSLYAEIREMMDHWPIPAAPLEGYMPLREAIAHELRRSRGIDAEPSHLFITNGSMQAIALLSLLLVSPGSAVVLENPGYPGTKSAVQAAGGSIIAAPVDDCGIVPADWAAQLLFVTPTRHFPSGAVLTAGRRKELLEWAGTRGAVIVEDDYDSELRWGGRPAEPLKALDREGRVVYLGTFSKTMYSDLRIGYAVLPESLVEPFRRAKALLEPLPSGMAEQRALANFMASGGYARHLRRMRRVCGRRLIRFQEQMNGRLERWFRWVETDAGLHLYAQWRGEAEDYARFQAACGNAGVRWSDGGRFWIGKREYCSALFGFSHLTEEMIELGASRMEEVAKSLFE, from the coding sequence GTGGAGTCCCGGATTGCTTTCGACCGCTATTACAGGGAGCTTGGGAGAAAGTCGGAAGCGCTGTTTCAAGCCCTGCGCGAGGCGATTGTAGAGGGTGTGCTGACCGAAGGAATGCGATTGCCGTCGAGCCGCAAGCTTGCGGAGCTGTATAATCTGTCCCGGGGCTCGGTTAATCAGGCGTATGAGATGCTGATTGCCGAAGGCTTCGTCCGGACGGAAGCAGGCAGCGGCACGTTTGTGGCTTTTCGTGTTTCGGAGACGGCTGAGGCAAGGAGACGGGGAGAGATTAGCTCGGCGCCGATAGCGCTCTCCGGCTGGGCGCAACGCCTTGAAGCGGCCCGCAGGCCTGATGATAGCGGGGGACAAGAGGCAGCAGGGCAGATTGATTTCAATATCGGTCAGGTTGATCCGGGGCTGTTCCCGGTGGAGGGATGGAAGACGTCCCTTTACGCGGAAATTCGTGAAATGATGGACCACTGGCCCATTCCGGCTGCACCGCTCGAAGGATATATGCCGCTGCGCGAGGCAATCGCACATGAGCTGCGGAGGTCTCGCGGGATCGACGCCGAACCGTCCCATCTGTTCATTACGAACGGCTCCATGCAGGCAATAGCGCTGCTTTCGCTGCTGCTCGTTTCTCCGGGCAGCGCAGTTGTGCTGGAGAATCCCGGTTATCCCGGCACAAAATCAGCTGTCCAGGCAGCCGGAGGCAGCATTATCGCAGCTCCTGTCGACGACTGCGGCATCGTGCCGGCGGATTGGGCCGCACAACTGCTGTTCGTCACGCCTACGCGCCATTTTCCAAGCGGAGCGGTTCTGACGGCCGGTAGAAGGAAGGAACTGCTGGAGTGGGCTGGAACGCGCGGCGCTGTCATTGTGGAGGACGATTACGACAGCGAGCTTCGCTGGGGCGGACGACCGGCAGAACCGCTGAAGGCGCTCGACCGGGAGGGGAGAGTCGTCTACCTCGGGACATTTTCCAAAACGATGTATTCCGATTTGCGTATTGGTTATGCGGTGCTGCCGGAATCGCTTGTAGAGCCGTTCCGCCGAGCCAAAGCGCTGCTGGAGCCGTTACCTTCAGGTATGGCTGAGCAGCGAGCTTTGGCCAATTTTATGGCGAGCGGCGGTTATGCGCGACACTTGAGACGGATGCGGCGCGTGTGCGGACGGAGGCTCATCCGTTTCCAGGAACAAATGAACGGCAGGCTTGAACGATGGTTTCGTTGGGTGGAGACCGATGCCGGGCTGCACCTGTATGCTCAGTGGCGCGGCGAAGCGGAAGACTATGCCCGGTTTCAGGCGGCATGCGGCAATGCAGGCGTGAGGTGGTCCGATGGCGGAAGGTTCTGGATAGGGAAGAGGGAGTACTGCTCGGCGTTATTCGGCTTCTCCCATCTAACTGAAGAGATGATCGAGCTTGGAGCCTCCCGGATGGAAGAAGTGGCGAAATCCCTGTTTGAGTAA
- the asd gene encoding archaetidylserine decarboxylase (Phosphatidylserine decarboxylase is synthesized as a single chain precursor. Generation of the pyruvoyl active site from a Ser is coupled to cleavage of a Gly-Ser bond between the larger (beta) and smaller (alpha chains). It is an integral membrane protein.) yields MTKWLLRSMTELSSRKWISRVTGRFAQSPASRRFIPRFARMYGIRVEEAEKRLEEYSTLNDFFTRRLKIGLRAIDNDPEALVSPVDALITGAGEIKSGTILNVKGQDYTVEELLNRSPRTENYKNGYFIVLYLSPTDYHRIHTPVDGTIVEREHIAGKVYPVNEFGLRHMRRVLSRNERLITYIRHAHAETAVVKVGAMNVSSIKYVEPLHDKVTKGEELAYFEFGSTVVLLTEEGTFFPRGDLQTGLKVKMGERIGTIVSR; encoded by the coding sequence ATGACAAAATGGCTGCTCCGATCGATGACTGAGCTTAGCTCGCGCAAATGGATATCGCGAGTAACCGGTCGATTCGCCCAGTCGCCCGCAAGCCGGCGCTTTATCCCCAGATTCGCCCGCATGTACGGCATCCGTGTTGAAGAAGCCGAGAAACGGCTTGAAGAATATAGCACGCTCAACGATTTTTTCACGAGAAGACTGAAGATCGGCCTGCGCGCTATAGATAATGATCCCGAAGCGCTGGTGAGTCCTGTCGATGCCCTCATCACCGGGGCCGGTGAGATTAAATCGGGTACGATTTTGAATGTGAAGGGACAGGATTATACAGTAGAAGAGCTGCTTAATCGCTCTCCGCGCACCGAGAACTATAAGAACGGTTATTTTATCGTGCTTTACTTGAGCCCGACCGATTACCACCGCATTCATACTCCGGTGGACGGAACGATCGTAGAGCGCGAGCATATCGCCGGCAAGGTATATCCGGTAAACGAGTTCGGCCTGCGCCACATGCGCAGAGTGCTTAGCCGCAACGAACGCTTGATCACCTATATCAGACATGCTCATGCCGAGACGGCCGTCGTCAAGGTAGGCGCGATGAATGTGAGCAGCATCAAATATGTCGAGCCTCTTCATGATAAAGTGACGAAAGGCGAGGAGCTGGCATACTTCGAGTTCGGTTCGACTGTGGTGCTTCTGACGGAAGAGGGTACATTCTTCCCGCGCGGCGATTTGCAGACAGGCTTGAAAGTAAAGATGGGAGAAAGAATCGGAACGATAGTGTCCCGTTAA
- a CDS encoding transposase, with the protein MLVLILAGVIIGGGLLFGLRRWKRSLKVIIDALALIAFSLFFAEAAESVMRTLLDDTVFMTQVHEVFLSPVFLACGAYLGIYVLSLLTERLLPG; encoded by the coding sequence GTGTTGGTCTTGATTTTGGCGGGCGTGATTATCGGTGGCGGTTTATTATTTGGTCTGCGTCGATGGAAGCGCAGTCTCAAAGTGATTATTGATGCTCTGGCGTTGATCGCTTTCTCGCTATTCTTCGCTGAAGCTGCAGAGAGCGTGATGCGGACGCTGCTGGATGATACCGTGTTTATGACACAGGTGCATGAGGTTTTTCTCAGTCCCGTATTTCTGGCATGTGGAGCCTATTTGGGCATTTATGTGCTGTCTTTGCTCACAGAGCGGCTGCTGCCCGGGTAG
- a CDS encoding glycosyltransferase family 4 protein, protein MARPRIAFVTPGAFPLPSPNSSSVERVVEKLVPLLVPAIQARIYGRTGRTLPRKGTLSGADCVRFPAGDKIQYVSRVGRAIRRFQPDITEVENRPGTVLRLKRLRPQGRVWLHLHSATFIGTKAIRHSRLVRSFQAAEKIIVNSEFLQEVVAARVPQCAHKLNVVYPGVDTERFRSQFTPDGAARREQLRNARGWNGRSVILFMGRLIRKKGVHHLLRLMPELVKQHPAALLVVVGGAFYGSARTTGYVRELHRLGRRLRGHVQFVPYVPYSEVPDWFLGADVAVVPSGRSEAFGLVNVEAMACGLPVVATRAGGMKEIIQDGVTGYLVDPCEVELQMREYLLMLLKNDQLRHEMGWRSRERVEQRFTWRHSADRWLKLLAESGML, encoded by the coding sequence ATGGCGCGACCCAGAATCGCGTTTGTGACGCCGGGTGCTTTTCCACTGCCTTCTCCGAACAGCAGCTCTGTCGAGCGTGTCGTGGAGAAGCTGGTGCCGCTGCTCGTACCGGCGATTCAAGCACGGATCTACGGAAGAACGGGTAGAACGCTTCCCCGCAAGGGAACGTTAAGCGGAGCGGATTGCGTACGGTTTCCCGCAGGGGATAAAATTCAGTATGTGAGTCGGGTGGGGCGTGCGATTCGTCGGTTTCAGCCGGATATTACGGAGGTTGAGAACCGTCCGGGTACTGTGCTGAGGCTGAAGCGGCTGCGGCCGCAAGGAAGGGTTTGGCTCCATCTGCACTCAGCTACGTTCATCGGAACGAAGGCGATTCGTCATTCCAGACTGGTTCGAAGCTTCCAGGCGGCGGAGAAAATAATCGTCAACAGCGAGTTTCTGCAGGAGGTTGTGGCGGCCCGCGTGCCGCAGTGCGCGCATAAGCTGAACGTGGTTTATCCGGGTGTCGATACGGAACGCTTCCGTTCGCAATTTACGCCTGATGGTGCAGCCCGCAGGGAACAATTACGCAATGCGCGGGGCTGGAACGGCCGCAGCGTTATTCTTTTTATGGGCAGGCTGATCCGGAAAAAGGGCGTCCATCATCTGCTGCGTCTGATGCCGGAGTTGGTCAAGCAGCATCCTGCTGCACTGCTCGTTGTTGTTGGCGGGGCATTCTACGGATCGGCAAGAACGACCGGTTACGTGCGTGAGCTGCACCGCCTTGGCCGGCGGCTGCGAGGGCATGTGCAGTTCGTACCCTACGTGCCGTACTCGGAAGTGCCGGATTGGTTTCTGGGAGCGGATGTCGCAGTCGTTCCTTCCGGACGAAGCGAAGCGTTCGGTCTCGTCAATGTGGAAGCGATGGCGTGCGGCTTGCCGGTAGTGGCCACGAGGGCCGGCGGGATGAAGGAAATCATCCAGGATGGGGTCACCGGTTATCTTGTTGATCCATGCGAGGTGGAGCTTCAGATGCGCGAATATTTGCTCATGCTTCTGAAGAACGATCAGCTGCGGCATGAAATGGGTTGGAGGAGCAGAGAGCGGGTCGAGCAGCGCTTTACGTGGCGTCATTCGGCTGATCGTTGGCTGAAGCTCCTTGCAGAAAGCGGTATGCTGTGA
- a CDS encoding stalk domain-containing protein — protein sequence MKRQIIASILALSILLPVGTVNAKEGNPKVKSMPIEVLYNARQVKMDVKAKMVNDSVLVPIRFVSDKLGGKITLNGKNIQIVKGNTVLEFVIGSSLAKVNGKPIRLPVSIIEESGRTLVPLRVISEGLGAPVEWDGANQFVWIGNKNIPKLEDIAKEKLVDSKPFLPYFKGREFYLNKNKNKVVVLDKNDLPLQVNGNNLYRLDLAYLDENEYIRASTSAKSVMDTTFFLLINNTSDVSLRIRNSLYREPKGDLRINYYPIVSGYDLSNYGIKNYKSLNLSEIGYIGLVAGYPSAVLIKNTGE from the coding sequence ATGAAAAGACAAATCATTGCTTCGATCTTGGCCCTATCTATATTGTTGCCTGTAGGAACCGTGAATGCTAAGGAAGGAAATCCAAAGGTAAAGAGTATGCCGATTGAAGTGCTGTATAATGCACGGCAAGTTAAAATGGATGTAAAAGCGAAGATGGTTAATGATTCGGTGCTTGTACCGATCCGCTTTGTTTCGGATAAGCTCGGCGGAAAAATAACGCTTAATGGTAAAAATATTCAAATTGTCAAAGGGAATACCGTGTTGGAATTCGTAATCGGATCTTCATTGGCGAAGGTGAATGGAAAACCAATCAGACTTCCTGTTTCCATTATTGAAGAGTCGGGCCGGACGCTCGTGCCGCTGCGGGTCATTAGTGAAGGGCTTGGTGCTCCAGTTGAGTGGGATGGGGCGAATCAATTTGTATGGATCGGAAATAAGAATATCCCGAAGCTTGAAGATATTGCCAAAGAAAAACTGGTGGATAGTAAGCCTTTCTTGCCATATTTTAAGGGTAGGGAATTTTATCTAAATAAAAATAAAAATAAAGTCGTGGTTTTGGATAAAAATGACTTACCACTACAGGTAAATGGTAACAATCTTTATCGACTGGATCTTGCTTACTTGGATGAAAATGAATATATTCGTGCAAGTACTTCGGCTAAAAGTGTTATGGATACAACCTTTTTTTTATTAATCAATAATACTTCTGATGTCTCATTAAGGATTAGAAATTCACTGTATAGGGAGCCTAAAGGAGATCTAAGAATAAATTACTATCCTATCGTTTCGGGTTATGATCTGAGCAATTATGGGATAAAAAATTACAAATCTTTGAATTTGTCGGAAATTGGTTACATTGGATTGGTTGCCGGATATCCAAGTGCGGTATTAATAAAAAATACTGGAGAGTAA
- the thiC gene encoding phosphomethylpyrimidine synthase ThiC: MSILTTPLPGSRKVYVEGSRADVRVPMREIELSPSSSRSGTEEMNEPVRVYDASGPYTDTGYEADVRRGLPALRRAWIEERGDVEAYEGREIKPVDNGFSSEETAAKRGAELFPALERQPLRAKAGSNVTQLHYARNGIITPEMEYIAIREGMDPEFVRHEVAVGRAIIPANINHPESEPMIIGRHFHVKINANIGNSAVASSIEEEVEKMTWATRWGADTIMDLSTGKNIHTTREWIVRNSPVPVGTVPIYQALEKVDGKAEDLSWEVFRDTLIEQAEQGVDYFTIHAGVLLRYIPLTAKRVTGIVSRGGSIMAAWCLAHHKENFLYTHFEDICEIMKKYDVSFSLGDGLRPGSIADANDEAQFGELETLGELTKIAWKHDVQVMIEGPGHVPMHLIKENMDRQLEVCQEAPFYTLGPLTTDIAPGYDHITSAIGAAMIGWFGTAMLCYVTPKEHLGLPNKEDVKEGVITYKIAAHAADLAKGHPRAQIRDNALSKARFEFRWRDQFHLSLDPERAMSYHDETLPADAAKSAHFCSMCGPKFCSMRITQDIRDYAAEHGLETQEAIEAGMKEKAEAFKSAGSSIYA, from the coding sequence ATGTCTATTTTAACGACGCCGCTGCCGGGCAGCCGAAAAGTGTATGTTGAAGGAAGCCGCGCTGATGTACGGGTGCCAATGCGTGAGATTGAATTGTCGCCCAGCTCGAGCCGCAGCGGTACGGAAGAAATGAACGAACCGGTGCGTGTATATGATGCGAGCGGCCCCTATACAGATACCGGTTACGAGGCGGACGTTCGCCGCGGACTGCCTGCTCTTCGCCGTGCCTGGATCGAAGAACGAGGAGATGTTGAAGCTTACGAGGGACGTGAGATCAAGCCTGTGGACAACGGCTTCAGCTCCGAGGAAACGGCTGCCAAGCGGGGCGCCGAGCTGTTCCCGGCTCTGGAGCGCCAGCCGCTCCGCGCGAAGGCGGGTTCCAACGTGACGCAGCTTCATTATGCCCGAAACGGAATCATTACGCCTGAGATGGAGTACATCGCGATCCGTGAAGGCATGGACCCGGAGTTTGTCAGGCACGAAGTGGCTGTCGGCCGCGCGATAATTCCTGCAAACATTAATCATCCGGAATCCGAGCCAATGATTATCGGGCGCCATTTTCACGTGAAAATCAATGCCAATATCGGTAACTCCGCCGTTGCCTCGTCCATTGAAGAGGAAGTGGAGAAAATGACCTGGGCCACCCGCTGGGGTGCGGATACGATTATGGATCTCTCCACCGGCAAAAACATTCATACGACGCGGGAATGGATTGTGCGCAACTCGCCTGTTCCAGTCGGAACGGTTCCAATCTACCAGGCGCTTGAGAAGGTGGATGGCAAAGCGGAGGATCTCAGCTGGGAAGTGTTCCGCGACACGCTGATCGAGCAGGCCGAGCAGGGTGTGGATTATTTTACCATTCACGCTGGCGTTCTGCTGCGCTACATCCCGCTTACGGCAAAGCGTGTGACTGGAATTGTTTCACGCGGAGGTTCGATTATGGCCGCATGGTGTCTGGCGCATCACAAGGAAAATTTCCTTTATACACATTTTGAAGACATTTGCGAAATTATGAAGAAGTACGATGTTTCGTTCTCGCTGGGCGACGGTTTACGTCCGGGATCGATTGCCGATGCCAATGACGAAGCGCAGTTCGGGGAGCTGGAAACGCTCGGCGAGCTTACGAAAATCGCTTGGAAGCACGATGTCCAGGTTATGATCGAAGGTCCGGGACATGTGCCGATGCATCTCATTAAAGAAAATATGGACCGCCAGCTCGAGGTGTGCCAAGAGGCTCCCTTCTATACGCTTGGACCGCTCACGACCGATATCGCTCCCGGCTATGACCACATTACATCCGCTATCGGAGCGGCAATGATCGGCTGGTTCGGAACGGCGATGCTATGTTATGTAACCCCTAAGGAGCATCTGGGGCTGCCGAATAAAGAGGATGTCAAGGAAGGCGTTATCACGTACAAGATAGCCGCGCATGCAGCCGATTTGGCGAAGGGGCACCCGCGCGCGCAGATCAGGGACAACGCGTTATCCAAAGCGCGGTTCGAGTTCCGCTGGCGCGACCAATTCCACTTGTCGCTCGATCCGGAGCGGGCGATGTCCTATCACGACGAGACGCTGCCGGCCGATGCCGCGAAGTCGGCGCATTTCTGCTCGATGTGCGGACCGAAGTTCTGCAGCATGCGGATCACTCAGGATATCCGCGATTATGCGGCCGAACACGGATTGGAAACACAGGAAGCGATCGAGGCTGGCATGAAGGAGAAGGCGGAAGCATTCAAATCGGCGGGCAGCTCGATTTATGCTTAA
- a CDS encoding ThiF family adenylyltransferase produces the protein MLKPAETQVNPDREAWSDRYSRQIRFMPIGASGQTRLADACVLIVGSGALGASLAQHMVRAGIGTVRLADRDFVELSNLQRQMLFEEADALAALPKAVAAADKLRRINSSVNIEPFVVDVTAEVADQLAAGAHLVLDGTDNAATRLLLSGVCFRLGIPFLYGGVAGSQGMSAVLVPGETACLRCLIGGADEGEAGETCDTIGVISPIVEWIAALQAAEALKWLSGNRDALRRTWLTADLWPFRVHESALPLPTAGCPCCGEAAAASGREVNAAGEGRTAVAERSDQAQAAVAEPASDQAQAAVAKPKADQARPAAAEPASGEGRTAAGVGRAAMEPVKAAAEAAITSEAATEKAAESAALSAQAADTHNAARSGARIITGAPAAASAESQPQTVTLCGRDTVQVTLGRAINLSGMQSKAASLGCAVTSNPYLVRAQVPEGQRLVLFPDGRVLVQGTQDIQLAISLCTRYITGTMAEQLERSE, from the coding sequence ATGCTTAAACCTGCAGAAACGCAAGTTAATCCGGACCGCGAGGCCTGGAGTGACCGCTATTCGCGGCAAATTAGATTCATGCCGATCGGCGCGTCCGGGCAAACGAGACTTGCCGACGCGTGTGTACTGATTGTCGGAAGCGGCGCTCTTGGCGCATCGCTTGCCCAGCATATGGTGCGGGCAGGAATCGGAACTGTCCGTCTTGCAGACCGCGACTTTGTAGAGCTAAGCAATCTGCAGCGGCAGATGCTCTTCGAGGAAGCGGACGCGCTTGCGGCGCTGCCCAAAGCGGTCGCTGCCGCTGACAAGCTGCGCCGCATCAACAGCAGCGTCAACATCGAGCCCTTTGTAGTCGATGTGACGGCGGAGGTGGCGGATCAGCTTGCCGCGGGCGCACATCTCGTGCTTGACGGTACGGACAATGCCGCCACACGGCTGCTGCTTAGCGGGGTTTGCTTCCGCCTTGGCATTCCTTTTCTCTATGGCGGTGTCGCCGGTTCGCAAGGAATGAGCGCAGTTCTTGTACCCGGCGAAACGGCATGTCTTCGCTGTCTGATCGGGGGAGCGGACGAGGGGGAAGCTGGTGAGACTTGTGATACGATCGGCGTAATTTCGCCGATCGTCGAATGGATAGCCGCCCTGCAGGCGGCCGAAGCGCTCAAGTGGCTGAGCGGCAACCGGGATGCGCTGCGGCGGACATGGCTGACGGCTGACTTGTGGCCGTTCCGGGTCCATGAGTCGGCGCTGCCGCTGCCTACGGCCGGCTGTCCTTGCTGCGGCGAAGCTGCGGCCGCCTCCGGCAGAGAAGTGAATGCAGCCGGAGAAGGCAGGACGGCAGTAGCCGAGCGGTCTGACCAAGCCCAGGCGGCAGTAGCCGAGCCGGCGTCTGACCAAGCCCAGGCGGCAGTCGCCAAGCCGAAGGCTGACCAAGCCCGGCCGGCAGCCGCCGAGCCGGCGTCTGGAGAAGGCAGGACGGCAGCCGGAGTAGGCAGGGCTGCGATGGAGCCAGTGAAAGCCGCAGCAGAAGCGGCCATAACGTCTGAAGCAGCAACAGAAAAAGCAGCGGAGTCGGCTGCACTGTCGGCACAAGCAGCTGACACGCATAATGCAGCCCGGTCGGGAGCGCGGATAATAACCGGTGCGCCAGCGGCGGCTTCCGCGGAAAGCCAGCCGCAAACCGTAACCTTGTGCGGACGAGATACGGTGCAGGTAACGCTTGGGCGCGCTATCAATTTGTCCGGAATGCAGTCTAAGGCAGCATCACTCGGCTGTGCTGTAACGTCCAATCCGTATCTGGTGCGGGCGCAGGTGCCTGAAGGTCAGAGGCTTGTACTCTTTCCCGACGGGCGCGTGCTTGTTCAAGGGACGCAGGATATACAGCTGGCGATATCGCTGTGCACCCGCTACATTACCGGGACGATGGCGGAGCAGCTGGAAAGGAGCGAATGA
- the thiE gene encoding thiamine phosphate synthase: MRLNRKWNDFRLYAITGENYHPGRSMLEVMEQALIGGADIVQLRAKDLSKQEVLAQGFALRELTRHYGVPLIINDHLDVALYVDADGVHLGQDDLQLAEARRILGPERIIGISTHNIGQALEAERGGADYIGVGPVFPTGTKPGRMAVTTDYVREAARQVSIPFVAIGGITLENVDQVLDAGAARICAVSAIVGSSDVAGSCRAFLKKIKLREAGDKLGDSPFTVLLNGKSEKTTARTVGELVIQLGLVGKRIVVEMNGAIISREIWNTTLLEDGASLELVHFVGGG; encoded by the coding sequence ATGAGGTTGAACCGGAAATGGAATGATTTTCGGCTGTACGCCATAACCGGCGAGAATTATCATCCCGGCCGCAGCATGCTGGAAGTCATGGAGCAGGCGCTGATCGGCGGGGCGGACATTGTGCAGCTGCGCGCGAAAGACCTGTCCAAGCAGGAAGTGCTTGCCCAGGGCTTTGCCCTTCGGGAGCTTACAAGACATTACGGGGTTCCGCTTATTATCAACGATCATCTGGATGTCGCGCTCTATGTCGATGCAGACGGTGTTCATCTCGGCCAGGACGATCTGCAGCTTGCGGAAGCAAGACGCATACTCGGTCCGGAACGCATTATCGGCATATCGACGCACAATATCGGGCAGGCGCTTGAAGCGGAGCGCGGCGGCGCCGATTATATCGGCGTCGGACCTGTTTTCCCGACAGGCACGAAGCCGGGGCGGATGGCGGTAACGACGGATTACGTACGGGAGGCTGCGCGGCAGGTTTCGATTCCCTTCGTAGCGATCGGCGGAATCACGCTGGAGAATGTGGATCAGGTGCTTGATGCCGGCGCTGCGCGTATATGCGCTGTATCAGCCATCGTCGGCAGCAGCGATGTCGCAGGGAGCTGCCGCGCTTTCCTGAAGAAGATAAAGCTTCGGGAAGCAGGCGATAAGCTGGGCGATTCACCGTTTACCGTTCTGCTGAACGGGAAGAGCGAGAAGACGACTGCTCGCACAGTAGGCGAGCTGGTCATACAATTAGGTCTTGTCGGCAAGCGCATCGTGGTCGAAATGAACGGCGCGATTATTTCTCGCGAGATATGGAATACAACACTGCTCGAAGACGGAGCATCGCTGGAGCTGGTGCATTTTGTCGGAGGAGGCTGA